In bacterium, the following are encoded in one genomic region:
- the fusA gene encoding elongation factor G — MSLKNIRNIGIIAHIDAGKTTTTERILFYTGKVYKIGEVDEGSTTMDWMEQEQERGITITSAATTCFWRECQINIIDTPGHVDFTAEVERSLRVLDGAIALFCSVGRVEPQSETVWYQADKYKVPRIAFINKMDKVGADFKGTVDMICQRLGTNAVPIQIPLGKEENFKGIINLVNMKARVWEDEEKGIRFKDIEIPLEFLEEATLFRGKLIENLAEYDELIMKKYIDNEEVKEEELGLVLRQATISNYLVPVLCGASFRNKGVQSLIDAAVDYLPSPKDISTVEGTLLTTGEKVVCKNTIDEPLAALIFKIVSDKFIDNLAYARVYSGTIKAGSYVYNSTKGKKNRIGRILRMHANKREDYKEVRAGDIGAIIGLENVTTGDTLCSEEYPVVLEAIKFPQPVISLAIEPKTKEDQEKLSLVLNKLSIEDPTFKYHADSETGQTIISGMGELHLEIITDRMTREFNVGVTVGKPQVSYRETIKKEAKGEGKYIKQSGGRGQYGHIIIKVEPFLEGQKSESQEIEIESKIVGGAVPKEYIQAIKKGIVESTEHGVLAGYPLIGIKVTLLDGSYHEVDSSELAFKIASSMALKEAVLKGELILLEPLMKLEIITPKEYMGDVIADISSKRGSILEIISKRDRQVINTTAPLAEMFGYATTLRSLTQGRGTYNMEFFKFSEVPKNIMENVLKGGK; from the coding sequence ATGTCGTTAAAAAATATTCGTAATATAGGAATTATAGCTCATATTGATGCTGGTAAGACTACCACTACTGAACGGATCTTATTTTATACCGGTAAAGTTTATAAGATTGGAGAAGTTGATGAAGGTAGCACTACCATGGATTGGATGGAGCAAGAACAAGAGCGAGGAATTACCATTACTTCTGCAGCTACTACTTGCTTTTGGAGAGAATGCCAAATAAATATAATAGATACTCCTGGTCATGTAGATTTTACGGCTGAAGTAGAAAGGTCTTTAAGGGTATTAGATGGAGCAATAGCTCTTTTTTGCTCCGTAGGAAGAGTAGAGCCTCAATCCGAAACGGTTTGGTATCAAGCAGATAAATATAAAGTTCCTAGGATTGCCTTTATAAATAAGATGGATAAAGTAGGAGCAGATTTTAAAGGAACGGTAGATATGATTTGTCAAAGGTTAGGAACAAATGCGGTTCCTATTCAAATTCCTTTAGGTAAAGAGGAAAACTTCAAAGGAATAATTAATTTAGTTAATATGAAAGCACGAGTTTGGGAAGATGAAGAAAAAGGAATTAGATTTAAAGATATAGAAATTCCTTTAGAATTTTTAGAAGAAGCTACTCTTTTTAGAGGAAAATTGATAGAAAATTTAGCGGAATATGACGAATTAATTATGAAGAAGTATATTGACAATGAAGAAGTAAAAGAAGAAGAGTTGGGTTTAGTTTTACGTCAAGCCACCATAAGTAATTATTTAGTTCCAGTTCTTTGTGGAGCTTCCTTCAGAAATAAAGGAGTTCAATCTTTAATAGATGCGGCAGTGGATTACTTACCTTCTCCGAAAGATATTTCTACGGTAGAAGGAACTCTTTTAACTACAGGGGAAAAAGTAGTTTGCAAAAATACAATTGATGAACCTCTGGCTGCTTTAATTTTTAAGATTGTAAGTGATAAATTTATAGATAATTTAGCTTATGCCAGAGTGTATTCCGGAACAATAAAGGCAGGAAGTTATGTTTATAATTCTACCAAAGGAAAGAAGAATCGTATTGGTAGAATATTACGAATGCATGCTAATAAAAGAGAAGACTACAAAGAAGTAAGGGCGGGAGATATTGGAGCAATTATTGGACTTGAAAATGTGACTACAGGAGATACCTTATGTAGCGAAGAATATCCTGTTGTTTTAGAGGCTATTAAATTTCCTCAGCCAGTAATTTCATTAGCCATAGAGCCTAAGACCAAAGAAGATCAAGAAAAATTATCTTTAGTCTTAAATAAGCTTTCTATAGAAGACCCAACCTTTAAATATCACGCCGATAGCGAAACAGGACAAACTATAATTTCTGGAATGGGTGAGCTTCACTTAGAAATTATTACCGATCGGATGACTCGTGAGTTTAATGTAGGAGTAACTGTTGGAAAACCCCAAGTTTCTTATAGAGAAACTATTAAAAAGGAAGCCAAAGGTGAAGGAAAATACATAAAACAAAGTGGGGGACGAGGTCAATACGGGCATATTATTATCAAGGTAGAGCCTTTCTTAGAAGGTCAAAAGTCAGAAAGTCAAGAAATAGAAATAGAGAGTAAAATAGTAGGGGGGGCTGTACCGAAAGAATATATTCAAGCCATAAAAAAAGGGATTGTAGAATCTACAGAACATGGAGTTTTGGCTGGCTACCCTTTAATAGGCATTAAAGTAACTTTATTAGATGGTTCTTACCATGAGGTTGACTCTTCAGAGTTAGCCTTTAAAATAGCTAGTTCTATGGCTTTAAAAGAAGCAGTCTTAAAAGGAGAGTTGATTCTGTTAGAACCATTAATGAAATTAGAGATTATTACACCAAAAGAGTATATGGGAGATGTTATAGCCGATATTAGCTCTAAAAGAGGAAGTATCTTAGAGATTATTAGCAAAAGAGATAGGCAAGTAATAAATACTACAGCTCCTTTAGCTGAGATGTTTGGATACGCTACCACTTTACGTTCTTTAACTCAAGGTAGAGGAACTTATAATATGGAGTTTTTTAAGTTTTCAGAAGTACCTAAAAATATTATGGAGAATGTTTTAAAAG